One Porphyromonas pogonae genomic region harbors:
- a CDS encoding SusC/RagA family TonB-linked outer membrane protein, with protein MKRFTLFFAILFASIGIALAQQKVVKGVVISAEDNEPIIGASVFVKGNTKIGAATDVNGKFTLSVPADAKILVVSSVGMANLEVKIQPNMKIIMKSDSKQLDEVMVVAYGTTKKESFTGSAAVIKSDKLAERPISNVTKALDGLAPGVMATSGSGQPGEGASIMIRGIGSMNASASPLYVVDGAAYDGYINSINPDDIATITILKDASAGALYGARGANGVILITTKKGRAGKTAVNFKATWGFSSRAIPRYETVDAAGFIEAMYQHYKNTNLDAGLDPIDAGKKAVRDMVSGNEPIFGNKEMYNPYNMPAEKLIDPATGLVDPSAKLNYHSDWLKEAMRNNPLRQDYVVSVRGGSDNTKWMYSLGYLDELGLLKTTSFKRYTGRMNIDTKMTNWMNGGLSFNYAKSESNYALGSGSQNANVWFTAQRMPTIYPLYKLDENFNPINQDGKLVFDYGEFRPAGAIPNNNPVATLYDDKSNTDNDNLSGKTYINIENTKDNLLQGLKFALNFNFDLINYRAFSYRNPNNGDGKKSHGSATHYSDRFFSYTFNQLLTYDKRFNTHHVDLLLGHEFYSYKANKLSGYKTNFPFLGLYELDAAAVQQSSSSIMNNHRIESILSRFNYDFDNKYYFSFSYRRDASSRFRKQKRWGNFWSVGGNWRVSKEQFMQDVKWVDELSLRMSYGVQGNESIGMLYAWQQLYDLGYPNASFPGAMLGSLANPDLKWEKNGNFNIGVEGSLFNRLKFGIEWYSRKTNDMLMFVPMASSLGYDGYNDNVGSMTNSGFEVSLSGDIIKTKDFNWNLSLMGATMKNKVDKLINGKDIISGSRITREGEVYDSYFLPISAGIDPATGEQLFKVWDTDKDGAKGPEYITSNRTKAESCRVVAGNRFADLSGSIQNSLKYRNFDFGVMCTYSIGGKMLDGVYSGFLRPDQLGSNFSTHIKNAWRTPGQVTNIPRIKIGSKYTTTDSDLIDASYFAIKNISLGYNIPQTWVQKWGIVGLRLTATCDNVYMFTHLKGMNPQMSLTGGTSHSYVSTRMIAFGLDVKF; from the coding sequence ATGAAAAGATTTACGCTGTTTTTTGCAATCCTTTTTGCCTCGATAGGGATTGCTTTGGCACAACAGAAGGTTGTGAAGGGTGTAGTCATATCTGCTGAAGACAATGAGCCTATCATAGGCGCATCTGTTTTTGTTAAAGGCAACACTAAGATTGGTGCTGCTACGGATGTGAACGGTAAATTTACCCTCTCAGTACCGGCTGATGCCAAAATTCTTGTAGTATCTTCTGTTGGTATGGCTAATTTGGAAGTCAAAATCCAGCCCAATATGAAGATTATCATGAAATCCGACTCCAAACAATTGGATGAAGTTATGGTTGTTGCTTATGGAACAACAAAAAAAGAATCTTTTACAGGGTCTGCAGCTGTAATAAAGTCTGATAAGTTAGCTGAAAGACCTATTTCTAACGTTACGAAAGCTTTAGACGGTTTAGCCCCCGGGGTTATGGCTACTTCGGGCTCTGGACAACCCGGGGAGGGGGCTTCAATCATGATCCGTGGTATTGGTTCAATGAATGCAAGTGCAAGCCCGTTATATGTTGTGGATGGTGCTGCCTATGATGGTTATATTAACTCTATAAATCCAGATGACATTGCAACTATAACTATCTTGAAGGATGCGTCTGCTGGAGCTCTTTATGGTGCAAGAGGAGCTAATGGGGTAATTTTGATTACAACTAAAAAAGGGCGAGCTGGTAAAACTGCTGTTAATTTTAAAGCAACTTGGGGTTTTTCTTCTCGTGCAATTCCACGATATGAAACTGTTGATGCTGCCGGCTTTATTGAGGCAATGTATCAGCACTATAAAAATACTAATTTAGATGCAGGTCTAGATCCTATCGATGCCGGCAAAAAAGCAGTCAGAGATATGGTCTCCGGTAATGAGCCTATTTTCGGTAATAAAGAGATGTATAATCCATACAACATGCCTGCAGAGAAATTAATTGACCCGGCAACAGGCCTTGTGGATCCTTCTGCCAAATTGAATTATCATTCCGACTGGTTAAAGGAGGCTATGAGAAATAATCCTTTACGTCAAGATTATGTTGTTTCTGTTAGAGGAGGATCTGATAATACTAAATGGATGTACTCTCTCGGATATTTGGATGAGCTTGGACTGTTAAAAACAACTTCATTTAAGAGATATACGGGACGAATGAATATTGACACTAAGATGACTAATTGGATGAATGGCGGTTTAAGTTTTAACTATGCAAAGTCAGAGAGTAATTATGCATTAGGTTCCGGTTCTCAAAATGCAAATGTATGGTTTACTGCTCAACGCATGCCTACTATATATCCTTTGTATAAATTAGATGAAAACTTTAATCCTATTAATCAAGACGGCAAGCTTGTGTTCGATTATGGAGAGTTTCGTCCGGCTGGAGCTATCCCAAATAATAATCCAGTCGCCACCTTGTACGACGACAAGTCAAATACAGATAATGACAATCTAAGTGGTAAAACATATATAAATATTGAAAATACCAAAGACAATTTACTTCAGGGGCTAAAATTTGCATTAAATTTTAATTTTGATTTAATTAATTATAGAGCTTTTTCGTACAGAAATCCTAATAATGGGGATGGCAAGAAGTCACATGGATCTGCAACACACTACAGTGATAGATTCTTTTCCTACACCTTCAATCAATTGTTGACTTATGATAAAAGGTTTAATACTCATCATGTGGATTTATTATTGGGACATGAGTTCTATAGTTATAAAGCAAATAAACTGTCTGGTTACAAAACTAATTTTCCTTTTCTTGGTCTTTACGAGTTAGATGCAGCTGCAGTGCAACAATCCTCATCCAGTATCATGAATAATCATCGTATCGAGTCTATCTTGTCAAGATTTAATTATGATTTTGATAACAAATATTATTTTTCATTTAGTTATAGGAGGGATGCTTCTTCTCGTTTTAGAAAACAAAAACGTTGGGGTAATTTCTGGTCTGTAGGCGGAAATTGGAGAGTCAGCAAAGAACAATTTATGCAAGATGTAAAATGGGTTGACGAGCTCTCTTTAAGAATGAGTTACGGGGTGCAAGGAAATGAAAGTATAGGTATGTTATATGCTTGGCAACAATTATATGACTTAGGATATCCAAATGCCAGCTTCCCTGGAGCGATGTTGGGAAGCCTAGCAAATCCTGATTTGAAATGGGAGAAGAATGGTAATTTTAATATTGGGGTTGAGGGTTCACTTTTTAACAGACTGAAGTTTGGTATAGAATGGTATTCTCGAAAAACAAATGATATGTTAATGTTCGTTCCGATGGCTTCCTCATTAGGTTATGATGGATATAATGATAATGTCGGTTCAATGACTAACTCCGGGTTTGAGGTCTCACTGTCTGGGGATATAATTAAAACTAAAGATTTTAACTGGAATCTTTCCTTAATGGGGGCTACAATGAAGAACAAAGTTGATAAGCTTATTAATGGAAAAGATATTATTTCTGGATCGCGTATAACACGTGAAGGAGAAGTGTATGACTCTTATTTTCTACCTATATCAGCGGGAATTGATCCGGCAACAGGAGAACAATTATTTAAAGTTTGGGATACAGATAAAGACGGAGCTAAAGGCCCGGAATATATCACATCTAACCGAACAAAGGCTGAGTCATGCAGAGTAGTCGCCGGAAATAGATTTGCTGATTTATCAGGTTCAATCCAAAACTCATTAAAATATAGAAACTTTGATTTTGGTGTTATGTGTACTTACTCTATTGGCGGGAAAATGTTGGATGGAGTGTATTCCGGATTTTTAAGACCAGATCAATTAGGCTCTAATTTTTCTACTCATATTAAGAATGCTTGGAGAACTCCAGGGCAAGTAACGAATATCCCAAGAATAAAAATAGGCTCTAAGTATACAACGACTGATTCTGATCTTATTGATGCTTCATATTTTGCAATAAAGAATATTTCTTTGGGTTATAATATACCTCAGACATGGGTTCAAAAATGGGGTATAGTTGGGTTAAGATTGACGGCTACATGCGATAATGTGTATATGTTTACCCATTTGAAAGGAATGAATCCTCAGATGTCTTTAACAGGGGGTACATCTCATAGCTACGTTTCTACAAGAATGATTGCTTTTGGTCTTGATGTTAAATTTTAA
- the queF gene encoding preQ(1) synthase produces MSSIREGENELTHLGNSTTYSQDYAPEVLEAFTNKHQDNDYWVKFNCPEFTSLCPITGQPDFATIYINYIPDIKMVESKSLKLYLFSFRSHGAFHEDCVNIIMKDLIKLMDPKYIEIQGDFTARGGISILPYCNYGRPGTKYERLAETRLANLDMR; encoded by the coding sequence ATGAGCAGTATCAGAGAAGGAGAAAATGAACTAACTCATTTGGGCAACTCTACAACTTACAGTCAGGACTACGCCCCGGAAGTATTGGAAGCATTTACAAACAAACATCAAGATAATGATTATTGGGTCAAATTCAATTGTCCTGAATTTACCAGTCTTTGCCCAATAACAGGACAGCCTGATTTTGCCACAATATACATTAATTATATCCCGGATATAAAAATGGTGGAAAGCAAAAGCTTAAAGCTTTATCTATTCAGCTTTCGTAGCCATGGAGCTTTCCATGAGGATTGTGTAAACATCATCATGAAAGATCTGATAAAGCTTATGGATCCTAAATACATTGAGATACAGGGAGACTTTACGGCTCGCGGAGGCATCAGTATTTTGCCTTATTGCAACTATGGTCGTCCCGGGACGAAATATGAGCGCTTGGCTGAGACACGCCTTGCTAATCTGGATATGAGATGA
- a CDS encoding diacylglycerol/lipid kinase family protein, with product MKKALAIINPISGISSKGSIPELLADAFRDTDIQLFLTYTKEGGHAYDLARTAVDHGYYMVIAVGGDGTVNEVAKALLYSSAILGIVPKGSGNGLARALNLSMNEGRAIEQLVKGRVRTIDCCKANEHPFFCTCGMGFDAEVSAKFAESPFRGPIAYVKTAIEKFISYTPGYYDVEFNDQKLKKEAFLIAAANANQYGNNAYIAPNASMEDGVMDLVIMKPFHDIRAAQMALQLFTKQLDKSSNTEIYQTKKVTICREKDGVVHLDGDAVNMGKKIIIEVLPRSIKVVAPA from the coding sequence ATGAAAAAGGCTCTGGCTATTATCAATCCTATTTCAGGGATTAGCTCCAAAGGAAGTATTCCGGAACTTTTGGCCGATGCTTTCAGAGACACAGATATCCAATTATTTCTTACCTATACCAAAGAAGGCGGACATGCTTATGACCTTGCCCGTACAGCGGTAGACCATGGGTATTATATGGTCATTGCTGTGGGGGGGGATGGTACAGTAAACGAAGTAGCCAAAGCTTTGCTATACTCCAGCGCTATCTTGGGCATTGTACCCAAGGGATCGGGTAATGGATTGGCAAGAGCGCTGAACTTGTCAATGAACGAGGGTAGGGCTATAGAGCAACTGGTAAAAGGCCGTGTACGGACTATAGATTGTTGTAAGGCCAATGAGCATCCTTTTTTCTGTACTTGTGGTATGGGGTTTGATGCCGAAGTAAGTGCCAAGTTTGCCGAGTCTCCTTTCCGTGGTCCCATAGCTTACGTCAAGACAGCTATTGAAAAGTTTATATCTTATACTCCCGGTTATTATGATGTGGAGTTTAATGACCAAAAGTTGAAGAAGGAGGCTTTCTTGATTGCTGCTGCCAACGCTAATCAATATGGCAACAATGCTTATATTGCACCCAATGCCAGCATGGAAGACGGAGTGATGGATCTGGTGATTATGAAACCGTTTCATGATATAAGAGCGGCACAGATGGCTTTACAACTTTTTACAAAGCAGTTGGATAAGAGTTCCAATACAGAGATTTACCAAACAAAGAAAGTAACCATTTGCAGGGAAAAGGACGGTGTGGTGCATCTTGATGGCGATGCTGTAAACATGGGTAAGAAGATTATTATAGAAGTGCTACCGCGATCCATCAAAGTAGTGGCTCCTGCTTGA
- a CDS encoding PG0541 family transporter-associated protein: protein MKQQKCIFITYNQAYHPLILRILHKNTLKGYTTWTEVAGQGSADGEPHLGSHAWPTMNSAMMVICDEDRVDAILSDLHQLDTATPEQGLRAFVMPVEKSI, encoded by the coding sequence ATGAAACAGCAGAAATGTATATTCATAACATATAATCAGGCATATCACCCATTGATATTGCGGATTCTTCACAAGAACACCCTGAAAGGTTATACTACTTGGACGGAGGTTGCCGGTCAAGGCTCTGCGGATGGTGAGCCGCATTTGGGTTCACACGCTTGGCCTACCATGAACTCTGCTATGATGGTGATATGTGACGAAGATAGGGTGGATGCGATATTGAGTGACCTGCATCAGCTCGATACCGCTACCCCGGAACAGGGACTTAGGGCTTTTGTAATGCCGGTGGAGAAGTCTATATGA
- a CDS encoding glycoside hydrolase family 97 protein: MKHPHIHRQLILLCSVLCIVFSSCGYPRKQPVVITSPDNRLAVEFVLNDHGEMFYSFKVDDSLLIDKSRLGFVASSGQRLSDGFTPLLVSTAGVDSSYTMPWGENKEVRNRYNEMRIPLKNDDGGLMEVIFRVFDDGMAFRYAYETKNKADSVMIKDELTSFRFTHDALTWSIPANGDTYELLYRKLALSKLKDANTPITFKFSDSLYVSLHEAALTDFPEMTLKKDPSNALGLKAELIPLPDGTKARMGASFVTPWRSIIIGRRAIDLPASNVWLNLNEPSKIKDTSWIKPMKYVGIWWGMHLGLETWTMDDRHGATTENAVKYIDFAADNDIQAVLFEGWNEGWENWGGSQHFCYTCPYADFNMDSIVNYAQSKNIQLIGHHETGGNIPYYESVLDSAFAWYAARGVNVVKTGYAGAFPGKYLHHSQYGVRHYRKVVETAAKYKIMIDAHEPIKDTGIRKTYPNMMTREGARGMEWNAWSEGNPPEHQAILAFTRLLSGPMDYTPGIFDIKLEKSKQSPKRKKWNGLDKGNSRVNSTLAKQIANWVVLYSPLQMAADQIENYQDHPAFRFFKDYDTDIDSSYPLAGEPGEFYVVARRAKDRFFLGAITNEKAKEVNIPLNFLEKGVQYTATRYMDTEKSHWRTNPLAYEIVEETVDANSKINIMMAPGGGQAITFIPINQ, translated from the coding sequence ATGAAACATCCTCATATACATCGCCAACTTATCTTGCTGTGCAGTGTGCTGTGCATAGTGTTTTCTTCATGCGGATATCCCCGCAAGCAACCGGTTGTAATCACTTCTCCCGACAATAGGCTTGCGGTAGAGTTTGTGTTGAATGATCACGGTGAGATGTTTTATAGCTTTAAAGTAGATGATTCTTTATTGATCGATAAGTCTCGTCTGGGATTTGTAGCATCCAGTGGGCAAAGGCTAAGCGATGGTTTTACACCTCTACTAGTGAGTACTGCCGGTGTAGATAGCTCTTACACCATGCCTTGGGGTGAAAATAAAGAAGTTCGTAACCGCTACAATGAGATGCGCATACCTCTTAAGAATGATGATGGAGGCTTAATGGAAGTTATTTTCAGAGTATTTGATGATGGTATGGCTTTTCGCTATGCTTATGAGACTAAGAATAAGGCTGATTCCGTAATGATCAAAGATGAATTGACTTCCTTTCGCTTTACTCACGATGCGCTTACATGGTCTATTCCCGCTAATGGGGATACATATGAATTGCTATACCGTAAATTAGCTCTTTCCAAACTTAAGGATGCCAATACGCCTATTACATTTAAATTCTCAGACTCGCTATACGTTTCGCTACATGAAGCGGCTCTCACGGATTTTCCTGAGATGACACTCAAAAAAGACCCTTCTAATGCTCTCGGACTGAAAGCGGAGCTTATCCCTCTGCCCGATGGTACTAAGGCCCGTATGGGGGCTTCGTTTGTGACACCTTGGCGCAGTATTATCATTGGCAGAAGAGCGATAGACTTGCCTGCCAGCAATGTATGGCTCAATCTCAATGAACCATCCAAAATAAAAGATACATCCTGGATAAAGCCCATGAAATACGTTGGTATTTGGTGGGGAATGCATTTGGGCTTAGAAACATGGACAATGGATGACAGGCATGGTGCTACCACTGAAAACGCCGTGAAGTATATTGATTTTGCTGCCGACAATGATATTCAGGCTGTACTTTTTGAAGGTTGGAACGAGGGCTGGGAAAACTGGGGCGGTAGCCAACACTTTTGTTATACTTGTCCATATGCCGATTTTAACATGGATAGCATAGTCAATTATGCGCAATCCAAAAATATTCAACTGATCGGTCACCATGAGACAGGTGGTAATATCCCCTATTACGAAAGTGTGCTCGATAGTGCTTTTGCTTGGTATGCTGCCCGTGGCGTAAATGTTGTAAAGACAGGTTATGCGGGTGCTTTTCCTGGTAAATATCTACATCATTCGCAGTATGGGGTACGCCACTATCGCAAGGTGGTGGAGACTGCCGCTAAATATAAAATAATGATAGATGCTCACGAACCCATTAAAGATACTGGTATAAGAAAAACTTATCCTAATATGATGACTCGTGAGGGTGCACGCGGAATGGAATGGAATGCTTGGAGCGAAGGTAACCCTCCCGAGCATCAGGCAATCTTGGCGTTTACACGCCTTTTATCAGGACCAATGGATTATACCCCCGGGATTTTTGATATAAAGCTAGAGAAGAGTAAGCAATCTCCCAAGCGTAAGAAATGGAATGGACTCGATAAAGGCAATAGCCGGGTAAACAGCACTCTTGCTAAGCAAATAGCTAACTGGGTAGTATTGTACTCTCCGCTACAGATGGCTGCAGATCAGATCGAGAACTATCAGGATCATCCTGCTTTTCGTTTTTTTAAGGACTATGATACCGACATCGATAGTTCATATCCCTTAGCCGGCGAGCCGGGAGAATTCTATGTGGTGGCAAGACGAGCAAAAGATAGATTTTTCTTGGGTGCTATAACCAATGAAAAAGCTAAGGAAGTAAATATCCCTCTCAACTTCTTGGAAAAAGGAGTGCAATATACAGCAACACGCTATATGGATACCGAGAAGTCACATTGGAGAACAAACCCTCTAGCCTATGAAATAGTAGAAGAGACTGTGGATGCCAATTCTAAGATAAACATTATGATGGCTCCCGGTGGGGGGCAAGCTATCACTTTTATTCCTATTAATCAGTAA
- a CDS encoding peroxiredoxin: protein MASLVGKKAPSFNATAVKGSEIIENFSLDQYLGKKYVIFFFYPMDFTFVCPTELHAFQAKLAEFEKRDVAVVGCSVDSQFSHFQWLQMDKSQGGIKGVEYPIVSDFAKTISDNYGVLAGEMDYDEDGNAYMTGEPVAYRGLFLIDKSGVVRHVVINDLPLGRNVDEALRMVEALQHVEKYGEVCPANWNEGQDAMKADNKGVSEYLSKH from the coding sequence ATGGCAAGTTTAGTAGGAAAAAAAGCGCCTTCATTCAATGCAACAGCAGTGAAAGGCAGCGAAATCATAGAGAATTTCTCTTTGGATCAATATCTGGGTAAGAAGTATGTAATTTTCTTCTTCTATCCCATGGACTTTACCTTTGTTTGCCCCACAGAACTTCATGCTTTCCAAGCCAAGTTGGCTGAATTCGAAAAGCGTGATGTGGCAGTAGTGGGTTGCTCGGTAGATTCACAGTTCTCCCATTTCCAGTGGTTACAAATGGACAAGAGCCAAGGTGGTATCAAAGGTGTAGAGTACCCTATTGTGTCTGACTTTGCGAAAACGATTTCGGATAACTACGGTGTTCTTGCAGGAGAAATGGATTACGATGAAGATGGCAATGCCTATATGACCGGCGAGCCGGTAGCTTATCGTGGTCTATTCCTGATTGATAAATCGGGAGTAGTGCGCCATGTGGTAATTAATGACCTCCCTTTGGGGCGTAATGTAGATGAAGCACTTCGTATGGTAGAAGCTTTGCAACATGTTGAAAAATACGGTGAAGTTTGTCCTGCGAACTGGAATGAAGGCCAAGATGCAATGAAAGCAGATAACAAAGGTGTATCAGAGTATCTAAGCAAGCACTAA